From one Streptomyces sp. CA-210063 genomic stretch:
- the glp gene encoding molybdotransferase-like divisome protein Glp yields the protein MSTTATRTTGPGHLWSVTEHLEDILATVHPLEPIELQLLDAQGCVLVEDVTVPVSLPPFDNSSMDGYAVRVADIAGASEEFPAVLTVIGDVAAGQAEQPQVGPGEAARIMTGAPLPPGAETVVPVEWTDGGLGEGPVSGMRARSAGPEDATGQVAVHRAAEARAHVRAKGSDVRAGDRALAAGTILGPPQLGLLAAIGRATVRVRPRPRVVVLSTGSELIPPGEPLATGQIYDSNSFALTAAARDAGAIAYRVGAVADDAETLRSTIEDQLVRADLVVTTGGVSVGAYDVVKEALESVGDEDEEGTGIDFRKLAMQPGKPQGFGTIGPDHTPLLALPGNPVSSYVSFELFVRPAIRTLMGLEDVHRPAAMATLQAPKALTSPAGRRQYLRGTYADGQVTPVGGAGSHLVAALAHADALIVIPEDTESVEPGAEVEVILLG from the coding sequence TTGAGCACCACCGCGACCCGCACCACCGGCCCAGGCCACCTCTGGTCGGTGACCGAACACCTGGAGGACATCCTCGCCACGGTCCACCCCCTGGAACCCATCGAGCTGCAGCTTCTCGACGCCCAGGGCTGTGTCCTGGTCGAGGACGTCACGGTGCCGGTGTCACTGCCGCCCTTCGACAACAGCTCGATGGACGGGTACGCGGTGCGGGTCGCGGACATCGCGGGCGCGAGCGAGGAGTTCCCGGCCGTGCTCACGGTGATCGGGGACGTGGCGGCGGGCCAGGCCGAGCAGCCGCAGGTGGGCCCCGGCGAGGCCGCCCGCATCATGACCGGCGCCCCGCTGCCCCCCGGCGCGGAGACGGTCGTCCCGGTGGAGTGGACCGACGGCGGCCTCGGCGAGGGACCCGTCTCCGGGATGCGCGCCCGCAGCGCCGGCCCCGAGGACGCCACCGGCCAGGTCGCCGTGCACCGCGCAGCCGAGGCACGCGCGCACGTGCGCGCGAAGGGAAGCGACGTACGGGCCGGCGACCGCGCCCTCGCCGCCGGCACGATCCTCGGCCCGCCGCAGCTCGGCCTGCTCGCCGCCATCGGCCGGGCGACCGTACGCGTGCGCCCGCGCCCGCGTGTCGTGGTGCTCTCCACCGGCAGCGAACTGATCCCGCCGGGCGAGCCGCTGGCCACCGGCCAGATCTACGACTCCAACAGCTTCGCCCTCACCGCAGCCGCCCGGGACGCGGGCGCGATCGCCTACCGCGTGGGCGCCGTCGCCGACGACGCCGAGACCCTCCGCTCCACCATCGAGGACCAGCTCGTCCGCGCCGACCTGGTGGTCACCACCGGCGGGGTCAGCGTGGGGGCGTACGACGTCGTCAAGGAGGCCCTGGAGTCCGTCGGCGACGAGGACGAGGAGGGCACCGGCATCGACTTCCGCAAGCTCGCCATGCAGCCCGGCAAGCCCCAGGGCTTCGGCACCATCGGCCCCGACCACACTCCGCTGCTCGCCCTCCCCGGCAACCCGGTGTCGTCGTACGTCTCCTTCGAACTCTTCGTCCGGCCCGCCATCCGCACCCTGATGGGCCTCGAGGACGTCCACCGGCCGGCGGCCATGGCGACCCTCCAGGCCCCCAAGGCGCTGACCTCGCCCGCAGGGCGCCGGCAGTACCTGCGCGGGACGTACGCCGACGGCCAGGTCACGCCTGTGGGAGGCGCCGGATCGCACCTCGTGGCGGCCCTCGCGCACGCCGACGCGCTGATCGTGATCCCCGAGGACACCGAGTCGGTCGAGCCCGGCGCGGAGGTCGAGGTCATCCTGCTCGGCTGA
- the moaC gene encoding cyclic pyranopterin monophosphate synthase MoaC gives MSTPQDRLTHIDEAGAARMVDVSGKDVTARTARASGRVLVSPKVVELLRGEGVPKGDALATARIAGIMGAKRTPDLIPLCHPLSVSGVKVDLSVADDAVEILATVKTTDRTGVEMEALTAVTVAALTVIDMVKAVDKGAVITDVRVEEKTGGKSGDWSRS, from the coding sequence ATGAGTACGCCGCAGGACCGACTGACCCACATCGACGAGGCGGGCGCCGCCCGCATGGTCGACGTCTCCGGGAAGGACGTGACCGCGCGCACCGCCCGCGCCAGCGGCCGGGTCCTGGTCTCACCCAAGGTGGTCGAACTGCTCCGTGGGGAGGGGGTGCCCAAGGGCGACGCCCTCGCCACCGCGCGCATCGCCGGGATCATGGGCGCCAAGCGCACCCCCGACCTCATCCCGCTCTGCCACCCGCTGTCGGTGTCGGGCGTCAAGGTCGACCTGTCGGTCGCGGACGACGCCGTCGAGATCCTCGCCACCGTGAAGACCACGGACCGTACGGGCGTCGAGATGGAGGCCCTCACCGCGGTCACCGTCGCAGCCCTCACCGTGATCGACATGGTCAAGGCGGTCGACAAGGGCGCGGTCATCACGGACGTCCGCGTCGAGGAGAAGACGGGCGGCAAGTCGGGCGACTGGAGCCGGTCATGA
- a CDS encoding MogA/MoaB family molybdenum cofactor biosynthesis protein, with protein sequence MSAAPHDPSPRPTPAAHDPSPRATRAAHDPSPRSTPAAPYRALVVTASNRAAAGIYEDRGGPLIAEGLTAFGFTVEGPQVVPDGDPVEAALRAGVDAGYAVIVTTGGTGISPTDRTPEATRAVLDHEVPGIPEAIRAYGRDKVPTSALSRGLAGVAGRTLIVNLPGSTGGVRDGLAVLGPLLTHAVDQLRGGDHPRPSHGGAS encoded by the coding sequence ATGAGCGCCGCCCCGCACGACCCTTCGCCCCGGCCCACCCCCGCCGCGCACGATCCGTCACCCCGGGCCACGCGTGCTGCCCATGATCCGTCACCCAGGTCGACGCCCGCCGCGCCGTACCGCGCGCTGGTCGTGACCGCCTCCAACCGCGCCGCCGCCGGGATCTACGAGGACCGGGGCGGGCCCCTGATCGCCGAGGGGCTCACGGCGTTCGGGTTCACCGTCGAGGGGCCCCAGGTCGTGCCCGACGGCGACCCCGTGGAGGCGGCCCTCAGGGCGGGCGTCGACGCCGGGTACGCCGTGATCGTGACGACCGGCGGTACGGGAATCTCGCCCACCGACCGCACCCCGGAGGCCACCCGCGCGGTCCTCGACCACGAGGTGCCGGGCATCCCCGAGGCGATCAGGGCGTACGGCCGGGACAAGGTGCCGACGTCGGCTCTCTCCCGGGGCCTCGCCGGAGTCGCGGGCCGGACGCTGATCGTGAACCTGCCGGGCTCCACCGGTGGCGTACGGGACGGCCTGGCCGTACTGGGACCCCTGCTCACCCACGCCGTCGACCAGCTCCGCGGCGGCGACCACCCCAGACCCAGCCACGGGGGTGCGAGCTGA
- a CDS encoding GNAT family N-acetyltransferase, with protein MDGDVVLRPIRMRDQRAWREVNRRNRDWLRPWEATIPPPTPSGPIAHRPTYRQMVRHLRAEANAGRMLPFVIEYQGRLVGQLTVAGITWGSMCSGHVGYWVDESVAGRGVMPTAVALVVDHCFRTVGLHRIEVCIRPENRPSRRVVEKLGFREEGLRPRYLHIDGAWRDHLVFALTAEEVPEGLLARWQRERARNARNAGSDAGKPGQSP; from the coding sequence GTGGACGGCGATGTCGTCCTCCGGCCCATACGGATGCGCGACCAGCGGGCCTGGCGCGAGGTCAACCGGCGCAACCGGGACTGGCTGCGGCCCTGGGAGGCGACCATTCCGCCGCCCACGCCCAGCGGACCGATCGCGCACCGGCCGACGTACCGTCAGATGGTCCGCCATCTGCGGGCGGAGGCGAACGCGGGCCGGATGCTGCCGTTCGTGATCGAGTACCAGGGGCGTCTCGTCGGGCAGTTGACGGTCGCAGGGATCACCTGGGGCTCGATGTGCTCCGGACATGTCGGCTACTGGGTCGACGAGTCGGTCGCCGGGCGGGGAGTGATGCCGACGGCGGTGGCGCTCGTCGTGGACCACTGCTTCCGGACCGTCGGACTGCACCGCATCGAGGTCTGTATTCGCCCCGAGAATCGGCCCAGCAGACGGGTCGTGGAGAAACTCGGATTCCGCGAGGAAGGCCTTCGTCCACGATATCTTCACATCGACGGCGCCTGGCGCGACCATCTCGTCTTCGCGCTCACCGCCGAAGAGGTCCCGGAGGGTCTGCTCGCCCGCTGGCAGCGGGAACGGGCACGGAACGCCCGGAACGCGGGCTCCGACGCGGGCAAGCCCGGACAGTCCCCGTAA